Proteins encoded in a region of the Streptomyces akebiae genome:
- a CDS encoding helix-turn-helix transcriptional regulator, giving the protein MLGHVETRSVSPVFVGRADELKLLREALARADGSAARAAGNGGDGRGGPQALLLGGEAGVGKTRLVEEFTGEAARGGAVVALGGCVEIGADGLPYAPFTTALRGLRRRLPEELAAAAAGQEQELARLLPELGETSRARHDEEGTARLFELTARLLERLAADRTIVLVLEDLHWADASTRHLLAYLLRTLRTGRLVVLATYRSDDIHRRHPLRPLLAELDRLRTVRRVELPRFNRAEVGHQLAGILATEPAPERVDEIFDRSDGNAFFVEELAVAAHDGGCPGLTDSLRDLLLVRVERLPEDAQRIARIVAEGGSTVEYALLAAVARLPEDDLIEALRAAVGANILLAAPGDDGYRFRHSLVREAVSDDLLPGERSRLNRRYAEALEADPALVPTDGRATRLASYWYHAHDAAKALPAVLDASAEARSRHAHAEQLRLLERAMELWDAAPEPVRAALRPVDYTEVYPPCGCDPATTPLRYLDLMAEAAVAGRLCGERERAMRITRRALDLLADGGDPLRTAWFWVQRSMLTEGLARGDGWKELATAQDLVRGLPPSEVHAEVLSRVAGWSMLHAPGPDALSDAQRAVDYARMVGAEDIELNARLTLGGLMVDAGDVETGIAVMEEVRRRALERGPAAVVGRSYVNLPSCLEGIGRSQDAVRLLKEGIDVTRRRGLSESEAWVWGNLAESLLSLGRWDEALEAVRKAQNVVSSHKPRGLSTLIHASVALARGDIAEARRQLAAARGHYGHHNPMPQNDLPLSFLSLGIAAAEGRLTDARAELARVLDTGFSVGTQRYAWPLLLTAATAEADARALPAAGPGRAELLDRIFTVVKKLTTGSPIWLAHECWVRAELQRAEGRTAPDVWSDVVTAFEPLDRPYDLARVRHRLAEALLADGTGDEARDRATELLRLAAAVADHLGARPLADEVTLLARRARLTLSRAPEQALTPADPVAALGLTDREDDVLRLVAAGRTNRQIAEELFISPKTASVHVSNILAKLGVSSRGEAAAVAHRVGLAPAGAGERLAAG; this is encoded by the coding sequence TGAAGCTGTTGCGTGAGGCGTTGGCCCGCGCGGATGGAAGCGCCGCACGGGCGGCGGGGAACGGGGGAGACGGACGCGGCGGCCCCCAGGCGCTGCTGCTCGGCGGTGAGGCCGGGGTCGGCAAGACCCGCCTGGTCGAGGAGTTCACCGGTGAGGCCGCGCGCGGGGGCGCGGTCGTCGCCCTCGGCGGCTGTGTCGAGATCGGCGCCGACGGCCTGCCCTACGCACCCTTCACCACCGCCCTGCGCGGCCTGCGCCGCCGACTGCCCGAAGAACTGGCCGCCGCGGCCGCCGGACAGGAACAGGAACTGGCCCGGTTGCTGCCCGAGTTGGGCGAGACCTCGCGCGCACGGCACGACGAGGAGGGCACCGCGCGTCTTTTCGAACTCACCGCCCGCCTGCTGGAACGCCTCGCTGCCGACCGCACGATCGTCCTGGTCCTGGAGGACCTGCACTGGGCCGACGCCTCCACCCGCCACCTCCTCGCCTACCTCCTGCGCACACTGCGCACCGGCCGCCTCGTCGTCCTCGCCACCTACCGCTCCGACGACATCCACCGCCGCCACCCCCTGCGCCCCCTCCTCGCCGAACTCGACCGCCTGCGCACGGTCCGCCGCGTCGAACTGCCCCGCTTCAACCGTGCCGAGGTCGGCCACCAACTCGCCGGCATCCTTGCCACCGAGCCCGCACCGGAGCGCGTGGACGAGATCTTCGACCGCTCCGACGGCAACGCCTTCTTCGTCGAGGAACTCGCCGTCGCCGCCCACGACGGCGGCTGCCCCGGCCTCACCGACTCCCTGCGTGACCTGCTCCTCGTCCGCGTCGAACGGCTCCCCGAGGACGCCCAGCGGATCGCCCGCATCGTCGCCGAGGGCGGCTCCACCGTGGAGTACGCCCTGCTCGCCGCAGTGGCCCGGCTCCCCGAGGACGACCTCATCGAGGCTCTGCGGGCCGCCGTCGGCGCCAACATCCTGCTCGCCGCACCGGGCGACGACGGCTACCGCTTCCGCCACTCCCTGGTCCGCGAGGCCGTCAGCGACGACCTGCTGCCCGGCGAACGCTCCCGCCTCAACCGTCGCTACGCCGAGGCTCTGGAGGCCGACCCGGCCCTCGTCCCCACCGACGGCCGCGCCACCCGCCTGGCCAGCTACTGGTACCACGCCCACGACGCCGCCAAGGCCCTGCCCGCTGTCCTCGACGCCTCGGCCGAGGCCCGCTCCCGGCACGCCCACGCCGAGCAACTACGCCTCCTGGAGCGGGCGATGGAGCTGTGGGACGCCGCCCCCGAGCCCGTACGCGCCGCCCTCCGCCCCGTCGACTACACCGAGGTCTACCCTCCCTGCGGCTGCGACCCGGCCACCACCCCGCTGCGCTACCTCGACCTCATGGCCGAGGCCGCCGTCGCCGGACGACTGTGCGGCGAGCGGGAGCGGGCCATGCGGATCACCCGGCGCGCGCTGGATCTGCTCGCGGACGGGGGCGACCCACTGCGCACCGCCTGGTTCTGGGTCCAGCGCTCCATGCTGACCGAGGGGCTCGCCCGGGGCGACGGCTGGAAGGAACTCGCCACCGCCCAGGACCTCGTACGCGGGCTGCCGCCCTCAGAGGTGCACGCCGAGGTCCTCTCCCGGGTGGCCGGCTGGTCCATGCTCCACGCCCCCGGCCCCGACGCGCTCTCCGACGCCCAGCGCGCCGTCGACTACGCACGCATGGTGGGAGCCGAGGACATCGAACTCAACGCCCGCCTCACCCTCGGCGGCCTGATGGTCGACGCCGGTGACGTCGAGACGGGCATCGCGGTCATGGAGGAGGTCCGCCGCCGTGCCCTCGAACGCGGCCCCGCCGCCGTCGTCGGCCGCTCCTATGTGAACCTCCCGTCCTGTCTGGAGGGCATCGGACGCTCCCAGGACGCCGTGCGCCTGCTGAAGGAGGGCATCGACGTCACCCGACGCCGGGGCCTGTCGGAGTCCGAGGCCTGGGTGTGGGGCAACCTCGCCGAGTCCCTGCTCTCCCTGGGCCGCTGGGACGAAGCCCTGGAAGCGGTGCGCAAGGCCCAGAACGTCGTCTCCAGCCACAAGCCCCGAGGCCTCAGTACCCTCATCCACGCCTCCGTCGCCCTCGCCCGCGGCGACATCGCCGAGGCACGCCGCCAACTGGCGGCCGCCCGCGGCCATTACGGCCACCACAACCCCATGCCACAGAACGACCTGCCGCTCTCCTTCCTCTCCCTCGGCATCGCCGCCGCCGAGGGCCGTCTCACGGACGCCCGCGCGGAACTGGCCCGCGTCCTCGACACCGGCTTCTCCGTCGGCACCCAGCGCTACGCCTGGCCCCTGCTGCTCACCGCCGCCACCGCCGAGGCCGACGCCCGGGCCCTGCCGGCCGCCGGGCCCGGCCGCGCCGAGCTCCTCGACCGGATCTTCACCGTGGTCAAGAAGCTCACCACCGGCTCACCGATCTGGCTCGCCCACGAATGCTGGGTACGTGCCGAACTCCAGCGTGCCGAGGGCCGGACGGCCCCGGACGTCTGGTCCGACGTCGTCACCGCCTTCGAGCCCCTGGACCGGCCCTACGACCTCGCCCGCGTCCGGCACCGCCTCGCCGAGGCGCTGCTGGCCGACGGCACCGGCGACGAGGCCCGGGACCGAGCCACGGAACTGCTGCGCCTCGCGGCCGCCGTCGCCGACCACCTCGGCGCCCGCCCCCTCGCCGACGAGGTCACCCTCCTCGCCCGCCGAGCCCGCCTCACCCTGAGCCGTGCCCCCGAGCAGGCTCTCACCCCCGCCGATCCCGTGGCCGCACTCGGCCTCACCGACCGGGAGGACGACGTCCTCCGCCTGGTCGCCGCAGGCCGCACCAACCGCCAGATCGCCGAGGAACTCTTCATCTCCCCCAAGACGGCGAGCGTCCACGTCTCCAACATCCTCGCCAAGCTCGGCGTCTCCAGCCGGGGCGAGGCGGCGGCGGTGGCCCATCGTGTGGGACTGGCTCCGGCGGGGGCCGGAGAACGGCTGGCAGCGGGATGA
- a CDS encoding aldo/keto reductase has translation MERRTIGAATLEVGAVGLGCMPMSWAYTGSRQRGDESMRTVHRALDLGTTLLDTADMYGPFTNELLVGRVLKERRAEAFVSTKVGLLVGEQHIVANGRPGYVKRACDASLRRLQTDVIDLYQLHRADPEVPVEETWGAMAELVQAGKVRALGLCAVGARAGRRPGAGVHDTTLRQLQRVQQVFPVSAVQAELSVWSREALDALLPWCVARGIGFLAAMPLGNGFLTGTLTPGGGFEPDDLRARHPRFTAEMMAANQPLVVGLRRVAARHGATVTPAQVALAWILSLGPHVVPVPGTKQARWVTENAAAHALRLTPEDLAEVAGLPPARGSWD, from the coding sequence GTGGAGCGCAGGACGATCGGCGCGGCGACGCTCGAGGTGGGGGCCGTAGGACTCGGGTGCATGCCGATGAGCTGGGCGTACACCGGGTCGCGGCAACGGGGCGACGAGTCGATGCGGACGGTGCACCGGGCCCTCGACCTCGGCACCACGCTGCTGGACACGGCCGACATGTACGGCCCCTTCACCAATGAGCTGCTGGTCGGCCGGGTACTGAAGGAGCGCCGCGCGGAGGCCTTCGTCTCCACCAAGGTGGGCCTGCTGGTGGGCGAGCAGCACATCGTGGCCAACGGCCGTCCCGGCTATGTGAAACGTGCCTGTGACGCCTCGCTGCGTCGGCTGCAGACCGATGTCATCGACCTCTACCAGCTCCATCGGGCGGACCCCGAGGTCCCCGTGGAGGAGACGTGGGGCGCGATGGCGGAGCTCGTTCAGGCCGGGAAGGTGCGGGCGTTGGGCCTGTGCGCGGTGGGCGCGCGGGCGGGCCGGCGGCCGGGAGCGGGTGTGCACGACACCACCCTGCGCCAGCTCCAGCGGGTCCAGCAGGTCTTCCCGGTGAGCGCGGTACAGGCGGAGTTGTCGGTCTGGTCGCGGGAGGCCCTGGACGCCCTCCTCCCCTGGTGCGTGGCCCGGGGCATAGGTTTTCTCGCCGCCATGCCTCTGGGGAACGGTTTCCTCACCGGCACCCTGACACCCGGCGGAGGCTTCGAGCCGGACGACCTCCGTGCCCGCCACCCCCGCTTCACCGCCGAGATGATGGCGGCCAACCAACCCCTCGTCGTCGGCCTGCGCCGGGTCGCGGCCCGCCACGGGGCGACGGTGACCCCGGCCCAGGTCGCCCTCGCCTGGATCCTGTCGCTCGGCCCTCACGTGGTCCCGGTGCCGGGTACGAAGCAGGCACGGTGGGTGACGGAGAACGCTGCCGCCCACGCGCTGCGCCTGACGCCGGAGGACCTGGCAGAGGTGGCGGGCCTTCCGCCCGCGCGGGGATCCTGGGACTGA
- a CDS encoding DUF6191 domain-containing protein: MFNAFEELFAPGRKHTRDEENRLALTREDVGDNDPGRGPIDLASGKVVVRPPEPVENEAESATAAEE, encoded by the coding sequence GTGTTCAACGCTTTCGAGGAACTGTTCGCACCTGGCCGCAAGCACACCCGTGACGAGGAGAACCGGCTGGCACTGACCCGCGAGGACGTCGGGGACAACGATCCGGGACGCGGACCGATAGACCTCGCGTCCGGGAAGGTCGTCGTACGCCCGCCCGAGCCCGTGGAAAATGAGGCCGAGTCCGCCACGGCGGCCGAGGAGTAG
- a CDS encoding 2-hydroxyacid dehydrogenase, with protein MTADATADPMPDVNADVWLPIPPDEIEGLPQGPNYLFWDGGEDGTQPYPGDPADCVLYVVPYMKRKAVAANPLASMRNLRVVQTLTAGVDDITARLSVVAPGVQLCNARGVHEASTAELALTLTLASLRGVPDFVRAQQQERWQGDFRPALADRTVLIVGYGAIGAAIEDRLVPFEVARVARVARSERTTARGPVHSFTELPSLLPQADVVILSTPLTEQTKGLVNADFLARMKNGALLVNVARGGVVDTKALLAELDNGRITAALDVTDPEPLPPGHPLWRAPGVLISPHVGGPTSAFLPRAKRLLVDQLGRFVNREPLRNVVLTTGETDDA; from the coding sequence ATGACTGCTGACGCGACTGCCGACCCGATGCCGGACGTGAACGCCGACGTGTGGCTCCCCATCCCGCCGGACGAGATCGAGGGGCTCCCGCAGGGCCCCAACTACCTCTTCTGGGACGGGGGCGAGGACGGCACGCAGCCCTATCCGGGCGACCCCGCCGACTGCGTCCTGTACGTGGTCCCCTACATGAAGCGCAAGGCGGTGGCGGCCAACCCGCTGGCGTCCATGCGGAACCTGCGGGTCGTCCAGACGCTCACGGCGGGGGTCGACGACATCACGGCCCGGCTGTCGGTGGTCGCGCCCGGTGTCCAGCTGTGCAACGCCCGTGGAGTGCACGAGGCCAGCACGGCCGAACTCGCGCTCACCCTGACCCTCGCCTCGCTGCGCGGTGTCCCCGACTTCGTGCGGGCCCAGCAACAGGAGCGCTGGCAGGGCGACTTCCGCCCCGCGCTCGCCGACAGGACCGTACTGATCGTCGGTTACGGCGCGATCGGCGCCGCCATCGAGGACCGGCTCGTACCCTTCGAGGTGGCGCGGGTGGCGCGCGTCGCGCGCTCTGAGCGCACCACGGCGCGCGGACCGGTGCATTCGTTCACCGAATTGCCCTCCCTGCTGCCGCAGGCGGATGTCGTGATCCTGTCCACGCCTCTCACGGAACAGACGAAAGGCCTGGTCAACGCCGATTTCCTGGCCCGTATGAAGAACGGGGCCCTCTTGGTGAATGTTGCCCGCGGAGGCGTCGTCGACACCAAGGCACTGCTGGCGGAACTGGACAACGGCCGCATCACCGCGGCGCTCGACGTCACCGACCCCGAGCCGCTGCCGCCGGGGCACCCGCTCTGGCGCGCGCCCGGGGTGCTCATCAGCCCGCACGTCGGCGGCCCCACGTCGGCCTTCCTGCCGCGTGCCAAAAGGCTGCTGGTGGACCAGTTGGGGCGTTTCGTGAACCGGGAGCCCTTGCGCAACGTGGTCCTTACGACAGGCGAGACGGACGACGCGTAA
- a CDS encoding PQQ-dependent sugar dehydrogenase, with amino-acid sequence MVQRRVVTAALAAAVLLVTTGCSSDDGEKTDAAGSPSPSSSSTGSSPPGRTAGEAPPAKGSVKVVRTVAEDLDTPWGLAPLPEGGLLVSSRDEATISRIDEKSGRRIELGEVPGVAPAGEGGLMGIAVSPEYASDHMIYAYFTSESDNRIVRMLYDPEKPAGEQLGAPDTILRGIPKGTNHNGGRLAFGPDRMLYASTGERYEGPLAQDKDSLGGKILRMTPEGQPAPGNPFDDSVVYSYGHRNVQGLAWDPEQRLWASEFGQNTWDELNHIRPGGNYGWPEVEGEGGESGYVDPVAVWSTEEASPSGIAIAEGSVWMAGLRGQRLWRVPLDGTETAAEPQAFLEGDYGRLRTVVAAGDDKLWLVTSETDGRGSPEEGDDKILELEVT; translated from the coding sequence ATGGTGCAACGTCGAGTGGTGACGGCCGCGTTGGCCGCAGCCGTGCTCCTGGTGACGACCGGCTGCTCCTCCGACGACGGAGAGAAGACGGACGCGGCCGGCAGCCCGTCCCCGAGCAGCAGCAGTACGGGGTCGTCCCCGCCCGGTCGGACGGCGGGCGAGGCGCCCCCGGCGAAGGGCTCGGTGAAGGTGGTCCGCACCGTCGCCGAGGACCTCGACACCCCCTGGGGCCTCGCGCCTCTCCCCGAGGGCGGCCTCCTCGTCTCCTCCCGTGACGAGGCCACGATCAGCAGAATCGACGAGAAGTCCGGCAGGAGGATCGAGCTCGGCGAGGTCCCCGGCGTCGCCCCGGCGGGCGAGGGCGGCCTCATGGGCATCGCCGTCTCCCCCGAGTACGCCTCGGACCACATGATCTACGCGTACTTCACCTCGGAGTCCGACAACCGGATCGTGCGGATGCTGTACGACCCCGAGAAGCCGGCCGGCGAACAGCTCGGCGCCCCCGACACCATCCTCCGGGGCATCCCCAAGGGCACCAACCACAACGGCGGCCGGCTCGCCTTCGGCCCCGACCGGATGCTGTACGCGAGCACGGGCGAGCGGTACGAGGGCCCGCTGGCCCAGGACAAGGACTCCCTCGGCGGCAAGATCCTCCGTATGACCCCGGAGGGACAGCCCGCTCCGGGCAACCCCTTCGACGACTCCGTCGTCTACTCGTACGGCCACCGCAACGTCCAGGGGCTCGCCTGGGACCCCGAACAGCGCCTGTGGGCCTCGGAGTTCGGTCAGAACACCTGGGACGAGCTGAACCACATCCGCCCCGGCGGGAACTACGGCTGGCCGGAGGTGGAGGGCGAGGGCGGCGAGTCCGGCTATGTCGACCCGGTGGCCGTGTGGAGCACGGAGGAGGCCTCCCCGAGCGGGATCGCCATCGCGGAGGGCTCGGTCTGGATGGCGGGCCTGCGCGGCCAGCGTCTGTGGCGCGTCCCCCTCGACGGCACCGAGACCGCCGCCGAGCCCCAGGCCTTCCTGGAGGGCGACTACGGCCGACTGCGCACGGTCGTCGCCGCCGGCGACGACAAGCTCTGGCTGGTGACCAGCGAGACGGACGGCCGGGGTTCCCCGGAGGAGGGCGACGACAAGATCCTGGAGCTGGAGGTGACGTAG